The Osmerus eperlanus chromosome 20, fOsmEpe2.1, whole genome shotgun sequence DNA segment ACTTCTATATTTGTACTTTGGTGAAACCAATAACCAAGACGCATGGAtttacataaacatacacagtTGATGTCCAACCATCAAGACTATGTTGAAACATTTGATGTACATAAAACAAACCTTTTTATTAGGGCTAGCATGATTCTGCTATTGTTCACATCTAAATGGTACTATTTCtatgaaaataaatacaaaagtcTTATGTATTCATAACATAATcagagaaaaaaaggaatatAATAAAGTGTGTGATTTTCCATGCAGTGTGCAGTGGTTTGTAGGTGTCGACGTGGTGAAGGATGAAGCCATGGATTGGTAGCAGGAacaacaggggtgtgtgtgtgtatggacgttTGTGTGTGGGTAAAAAGGACTGACGGTGACACAGGAAGTTGaggtggacagacaggaagttgagGTGGATGCAACTCAGCAGTGTCAAGGCTGCAGAATGAGGCAGGATCTCAAACTGTGCAGCAGTCAAACATGCCCCCCCGGGGCACAATCTGGAACCAAAAActtaacacaagggttaaagatgtgtgtattttttcagtttgtgtaactttaacccttgtgttatctttgggtcattctgacccatcagtcattgtgacccaccgtcgtattgcgacaactttaccgaatacaaaaacaaagtgaggaattttcttttaaccgtcgggctgtctcagaccccccacattgcaaaggttaaaagaaaatgctatttattgtttttgtattgggtaaacacaacattggtttgttgtgaacctttgggtcatgtgacccgaaggcagcacaagggttaagtgtgtCTGTTCTAGGGATTGTGTGAGGAATGCATACGGtattctttctgtctgtgtgcaagtgtgtgggtGAATCTGAGCTCTCGAGTCCTATTCACACGAAGTGTGAGTAGAAAGGCTGTTCAGGGACCAACTACACTACAACTTGACTACAACTATACTACACTTCAGTAACACTTTACTGGGTTAGGGCCGCGTCCACACTCCTGATTCTTCTTCATATAGGATATAATAGGATATAATCAATAGGATATAATCCTGGAATTCAAAAACTGTCTCCTGGATTTGATCTGGCAattaactttaaaaaaaaaatgtatatatattttttttcactGGTGATAAAACGTGTCTCCTTCACAGTGTAGGTCACCAGGGGCAGTTAGCCAGGGGCAGTTAGCCTTCCTCCAGGGTCCATCTGGTCTGGTGATGTTTGTCTCCAGGAACACAGGAAGGTAGCGCAGTGCTGCCATCTGCTGCTGGAAGAACCTGACATTTATACGCTTTCCTAAAGCAAAACACACAAGTCTATAGAATTTCTTTTATACGTAACTTTATTTAAATGGGTTTATCTGGTACACAGTGTTGAATGGCAGGCAAGATGTGTGGTCAGGAGAGAAGCCTCTGAAAATGTAGAACACACCAGACTGGAGGAGCTGCTTGTCAGGTCAGCACCTGGCCCCCAAACATCTCGTCGACAGAGAAGATCCTGGCCAGAAACAAGGATCTCTTCCATGAGCTGGTTTCAGTCCTGACCGCGCTGGTGTTCAGAGATCAGACAACTAGAGCTGGCTGTCTGagttcattaacccttgtgttatctttgggttagggttactgttaGAGACCCTGGCTGTCTGAGTTCATTAAGGCATGTGGAGATGTTTGCTCCCGACACAGGAGAAAGAAATGACTTTAGGTCCAGCATGATTCAGTCATGTCATGGTTCTACTCTATAAAACTAACTATACATTATACTGGGCACATACATAAAACTAAAGAACACTGATTATCTTCTGTACCAACAGAATTACACAAAATAAGGTCAACAATAAAAATGTAATGGAGGCTGACAAACATGAAGCTGGTTGTACGTGGTCTGTGTTAAAGAGCCAGCAGGGTATAGGTGTGTTATGGTATGGACAGGTGTTAGACGGGCGCTCTGGCGTCGGTTGGGGAATCTGTTTGGAACTGGGGAGAGGATGAGCTCTCAGCCTAGCAGCTCCTATCGGGAGGAATTCTTgtaacctctctctgtctcatgctccctctctccctcctccccctctccctcctccccctctccggtGTTGCGGTCCTCAGAAGACATAGCTGTCGTCCCTGTTGGAGCTGTTGCCGTTCGCGCTGTACCAGTCTGGTTCTGTCAGACAGTCCTGGGGGGTCACCCCAGTGTCCAGGACCTGGGGGTTATTACGTGACACTgccagtctgggggggggggggcaggagaagaAAGTTAAGTAACAAATAAAAGGTGAGTTTAAGGAATAACTGCCCAGTGTGATTGATGTAATGAAATGAAATGAGTTATAAGACGTTTCACACAAATGCCGATATGATTAGCTTATGTTGTCAGCATTACGTCTGGGACAGTTAGTTCTGATCTGGTCCTACATTGTCAGTAGCACAGTGTTTCTTTCTAGGGGGGTcatggtggggtcagggtggggtcaggggggttagggtggggtcaggggggtcatggtggggtcaggggggtcagggtggggttaggggggttagggtcagagGGCGATGGCTGGAGACACTCATGGTTACCTTGAAGAGGCCCGTAGCTATCCAGAGTACAGCTGGAGATACACACAGTAGCAGGATTAAGGTCACGTGctaaatcctctctctctcctctttcacatTCCCCTTCACTgccttccaccagcccccctgcctccctccctggtgTGTTTGCTGAGTAGGGGGAGGTGAGCTTCTCCTTGTGAAAATCCCTCCTCTCACTTTTAGAGCATTTTTCTGAAGATCATATCTATAGGTGGAGCTGATCAATCAGGAAGCAGGAAGGACTTGAGCGACGCCTGATCGGGCAAATCatcatgtgtgtgatgtgacaaccagagagagagccagagagagagagacaaaccagCCTGGCTGACAGGTTTCTCACCTTGAGAAGGCTTCATCCAAACCATCTTCCATTtcctgaaaaaataaataaaaatgtgttcatgcgaacagtgtgtgtaagtactgtctgtatgtgtgtgtgtgtgtgtgtactgtctgtatgtgtgtgtgtactgtctgtatgtgtgtgtgtgtaccgtctgtgtgtgtgtgtgtgtgtaccgtctgtatgtgtgtgtatgtactgtctgtatgtgtgtgtgtgtactgtctgtatgtgtgtgtgtgtgtactgtctgtatgtgtgtatatgtactgtctgtatgtgtgtgtatgtatgtactgtaagtgtgtgtatgtactgtaagtgtgtgtatgtactgtaagtatgtgtatgtgtgtgagtgtatgtgtactgtgtatgtataggagtgtgtgtactatgtgtgtgtgtgtgtgtgtgagggtatgtgTCACCCAGACAGTGTAGTTGTGGATGTTCTCGGGGGGGCTGGGGTCCAGAGGACTCTCCTCGATGTTGTTGGTTTCCAATACCATGGCAACGTTATCATCAAAGTCCAAGAGGTTGCCCGTGGCAACGTCTGTGGAGTTAGTCAAGGTCAAGCATGTcaaaggtgtgtatgtgtgttcccaGCACCTGTGAGACTAGCcagactgttgtgtgtgtgtgtgtattgtgtgtgtatgtgtgcgtgtacctgtgAGACTGTTGGATCTCTGGGAAGAGATGGATTCCTCCCCTGCAGAGCCAGACTTCacccttttctccttctctacagggaggacacacacacacaggctctgtctctgtgtgtggagtgtgtgcgcgtgtagtaaagtcaagtgtgtgtgtgtccgcaagTCAGGTCCCTACCATCTTTGGCCACCTGCCAGAACTCAAATGCCACTTTGAAAGCCTGGGCTACTGTTAGAGTCACAGCCTGAGCcttgggagaagagagggagagagtgtgacggagagaaggagacagagagagacaaaggcagaGTGTATTAAACGTTAAAGCATGCAAACAACATTCAAATCATAGATGTTTTGCTCTCTGTGGCCTTGTCAACCTGCTAGACTGTAGCTGAATCATTATCTGTCTGCCTGGGTGTAGGAACCAGTCAGTGAGAAGATGTGTTGAAAGGTCAACAGTGATTCCatgtcccctctccttctccggagggtggagacaggaggagagggagggagggtggagacaggaggagagggaggagacaggaggagagggagggagggtggagacaggaggagagggagggagggtggagacaggaggagagggagggagggtggagacaggaggagagggagggagggtggagacaggagggagggtggagacaggaggagagggagggaggtctaaACTCACCACTTTCCTCTTGGAGCAGAGGTAGGCGTGACACTCCAGGGTGCCGTTGAGGGTGTTCTGGGTAATGTAGGCAAACACCTTGTCATGCAGCTTGTCTGCCGTACAGTAGGATATCCTAGGAGGTCAGAGGGCAACACAGAGGGGGGTTGAAGGTTGGAgggaaaacacactcacactctctctctcacacacacacacactcacctacctGTATATGGAGACGTTCTCCAGGAGCTGGTTGCTCAGGCAGTCGAGCAGGACGATGCCCTGAGGAGACACCTTCAGAGACACTTTGGGAGCCTTCTTCCCACTGGCCTTCGCCTGGGGGCACAAACACCGTCACTCTAACAACAGCAGGAATGAGGGGACCGAATAATTGATGACATCACAAGGTGAATTTGACAGCCTGCCACGACGACATCACCTCCTGTGCGACGGAGCGTCTCACCGTGGCAACAATCCTCTTGACCGCTGCCGCCGACAGCTCCTCCCCCTTGGGCTGGTCCACCAGAGTCATGCCCAGGTGTCGGAGGTTAAAGGTCATCCCATCGACAACCGTCTCCCGGGTGTCGGTCCAGTTCTCCGGCAGCTCTGGGGAAGAGACACAGACCAGAatcacagctctgctctgaggaagagacacacagaccagaatcacagctctgctctggggaagagacacagaccagaatcacagctctgctctggggaagagacacacagaccagaatcacagctctgctctggggaagagacacacagaccagaatcacagctctgctctggggaagagacacacagaccagaatcacagctctgctctggggaagagacacagaccagaatcacagctctgctctggggaagagacacacagaccagaatcacagctctgctctggggaagagacacagaccagaatcacagctctgctctggggaagagacacacagaccagaatcacagctctgctctggggaagagacacacagaccagaatcacagctctgctctggggaagagacacagaccagaatcacagctctgctctggggaagagacacacagaccagaatcacagctctgctctggggaagagacacagaccagaatcacagctctgctctggggaagagacacacagaccagaatcacagctctgctctggggaagagacacacagaccagaatcacagctctgctctggggaagagacacagaccagaatcacagctctgctctggggaagagacacacagaccagaatcacagctctgctctggggaagagagacaggctctggggaagagagacacagaccagaatcacagctctgctctggggaagagagacaggctctggggaagagagacaggctctGGGCTGGGCTTGTCTTTGCTACATGGAAGATGTTGGACCACTGGTGCAGAACTGTCTGAAATGTTCACTCAAGCACATACGTCAAAGAAATCTGGGGGAAAGGTCACAGTAGCTAATAACAAGGTAGAAGGTAAACAGTCAGGGTGAGAACATTCAGCTGTATTCTGTGGGCACCCACAGATATTGGCCAGAAACCTGAGGGAGTCAAGATTTTCAGCCAAACTTAGAGCCCAGAAATAAAACCCAGAGACACACTGATGCCTAACTTATAGGACTCTTGACATTCATCACAACATATTATATCCAGTTTGTCTGCCGTTTCATTCCTGAAACTGCCTTGTTTTAGCCCTTTCACTTTAAAAGGCTTTTGTTAAGATTTTAACCATGTACATCTTCTGATGCTCCCATCCTAATCTGGCTCTGCATCTGGGGTCTGGATCTGTCATTTTACATCATCACAAAAGGTAGAAAAAGGAGAAATTTTAACTGGAGAAGGAAAAACAGTAACTTTTTAATcacactccacctccttctctcttgttctcccccctctctcatcttccctgtttctctctccctccctctacctctgtctgtctctccttatCAGTCTGTCCCTGACCCTCTAACTGTTTACTAAGACACTTCCTCTGGGACTAGCGAGGGGGGATCACACAGATAAGAAGCTTCATAACATTACTTAGAAGTTGACCTTCTAACTCTTCaaggctggcacacacacacacacacagctgcgcCCCAAGCCCAACCTGGCAGCCGATGACCCTGATATTATCAGAGGGGCCTTGGGTTCAAACATCATCTGCAACACGTGAGGAACCAGCCCCAACACGTTGGGAACCAGCCACAACACGTGAGGAACCAGCCACAACACGTGAGGAACCAGCCACATGCGGAACAACTGAGACCACGACACCCTCAGAAAACACTTGTCTCCACTAGGTCTTGTCTCCACTAGGTCTTGTCTCCACTAGGTCTCGTCTCCACCAAGTCTTGTCTCCACTAGGTCTCGTCTCCACCAAGTCTTGTCTCCACTAGGTCTTGTCTCCACTAGGTTTTGTCTCCACTAGGTCTTGTCTCCACTAGGTCTCGTCTCCACCAAGTCTTGTCTCCACTAGGTCTTGTCTCCACTAGGTCTTGTCTCCACTAGGTCTTGTCTCCACTAGGTCTCGTCTCCACCAAGTCTTGTCTCCACTAGGTCTCGTCTCCACCAAGTCTTGTCTCCACTAGGTCTTGTCTCCACTAGGTTTTGTCTCCACTAGGTCTTGTCTCCACTAGGTCTCGTCTCCACCAAGTCTTGTCTCCACTAGGTCTTGTCTCCACTAGGTCTTGTCTCCACTAAGTCTCGTCTCCACTAAGTCTCGTCTCCACTAGGTCTCGTCTCCACTAAGTCTCGTCTCCACTAGGTTCCGTCTCCAGGCCTGTTCCATGACCTCATCCATCAGGTCAGCGAGGGTGAGTGACCGTCACACCTGTGTGTGGGAAACGCTTCTAGAACCTTCTTAAACCCCCCAACAACCTCAACATCACACACCCCGCTCACGTCCAGACcggccccttcacacacacggaACGCAGCTACATCACCGTGGAAACCACCAGTTTGTCCGGCAAACCAAGAATCAAGCACTGGGCACCAAACCAGGGCCTTTTGTCTGACCAAAAAGTTCCTCCGCCGACACAAATGTTTACCAGACCTTTGGGAGTTATATCGTTCAGAAGGACAACAGAGTCCCTGCCTGGTCACCAGAGCCTGGCCACCAGACTCACATGTCAGGAGCCAGTCTGGGATCCTCTGCTGTGATAGATCTGGATGAGTCAGTGTTTACAGTCATCAAGGCTTAGGAGATCCAGGGAAAACACACCGCCTTACAGACGTAAACCAATCAGAGTTTGTTTCAGGATTCTGGATTCACACAAACATATCTGCAATAACATGCTGCTtgtcccctaaccctccctctacAACAACAGGactaaataaacaataatattttGCAAAGATTTCCCAATCCTAGTGTTTCCTCCTGCTcggtctctccctgctccacccACTGCAAGCCTCCATCactgtagtctctctctctgcctctctgtctctgcctctctgtctctgcctctctgtctctgcctctctgcctctgcctctctgcctctgcctctctgcctctgcctctctgcctctgcctctctgtctgcctctctctctctctgcctctctttctctctgcctcaccttTATCCACAGCTGATGGGATAGAGCAGATTTGGCCCGCGGGCCAGAGTTTGACCCCCTGGGATAGAGAGTGAGAAGATAAAGAGATCGAGAGAGTAAGATAAAATAGGTTCTCTGAGGGTGTTAAGTTCTAGCATAGTGCACTAATATtgggtgtgtgggtatgtgtgtgacagagcacaagatggatagatagagagatagatataAGGCTTCTAGCTACACATTACAAGACAATAAAGAGCCATAAAAAGCCCACTAACACCAGATCCTTCACATGACCACAGCTCAGACACTTGTGCTACACAACTGCAGTGGGCGTGGACGCGTCACACTGACTGAcagagggggtgagacaggagaggaggtgagacaggagaggaggtgagacaggagaggtggtgagacaggagaggtgagacaggagaggaggtgagacaggagagggggtgagacaggagaggaggtgagacaggagaggagttgAAACAGGAAAgctggtgagacaggagaggtggtgagacaggaaaggaggtgagacaggaaaggaggtgagacaggagaggaggtgagacaggagaggaggtctACTAGGGCCGTCCTGATGTGGGTCAAAGAGGAGGAATGTTTGGACCTGGAGACTCTCAGGCCCTGCTGTAACTAAGCACTTCCACAGCCTGGATTACAGGCCAGGGAGTAGAGGCCACACTGTGCTgttgaccaccacacacactgtagaccaactccacacacacacacacacacactgtgctgttgaccaccacacacactgtagaccaactccacacacacacacacacacactgtgctgttgaccaccacacacactgtagaccaactccacacacacacacacacacactgtgctgttgaccaccacacacactgtacaccaactccacacacacacacactgtgctgttgaccaccacacacactgtagaccaactccacacacacacacacactgtgctgttgaccaccacacacactgtacaccaactccacacacacacacacacacacacacacacacacacacacacacacacactgtagaccaactccacacacacacacacacacacactgtgctgttgaccaccacacacactgtagaccaactccacacacacacacacacacacacacactgtagaccaactccacacacacacacacactgtagaccaactccacacacacacacacacacacacacactgtagaccaactccacacacacacacacacacacacacacacactgtgctgttgaccaccacacacactgtagaccaactccacacacacacacacacacactgtagaccaactccacacacacacacacacacactgtagaccaactccacacacacacacacacactgtagaacaactccacacacacacacactgtagaccaactccacacacacacacacacacacactgtgctgttgaccaccacacacactgtagaccaactccacacacacacacacacacacacacacactgtagaccaactccacacacacacacacacacacacactgtgctgttgaccaccacacacactgtagaccaactccacacacacacacacacactgtagaccaactccacacacacacacacactgtagaccaactccacacacacacacacacacacacacacacacacacacacacactgtagaccaactccacacacacacacacacactgtgctgttgaccaccacacacactgtagaccaactccacacacacacacacacacacacacactgtagaccaactccacacacacacacacactgtagaccaactccacacacacacacacacacacacactgtagaccaactccacacacacacacacacactgtagaccaactccacacacacacacacactgtagaccaactccacacacacacacactgtgctgttgaccaccacacacactgtagaccaactccacacacacacacacacacacacactgtgctgttgaccaccacacacactgtagaccaactccacacacacacacacacactgtgctgttgaccaccacacacactgtagaccaactccacacacacacacacactgtgctgttgaccaccacacacactgtagaccaactccacacacacacacacacacacacactgtgctgttgaccaccacacacactgtagaccaactccacacacacacacacacactgtgctgttgaccaccacacacactgtagaccaactccacacacacactgtgctgttgaccaccacacacactgtagaccaactccacacacacacacacacacactgtagaccaactccacacacacacacacacacacacacactgtagaccaactccacacacacacacacactgtgctgttgaccaccacacacactgtagaccaactccacacacacacacacacactgtgctgttgaccaccacacacactgtagaccaactccacacacacacacacacactgtagaccaactacacacacacacacacacacacacactgtagaccaactccacacacacacacacacacacacacacactcacacacacacacacacacacactgtagaccaactccacacacacacacacactgtagaccaacaccacacacacacacacacactgtagaccaaCTCCACACACCTCTAGACCCCAGACTCCCTGCTTGAGTTCTTCAACCTGTGTGTCCATATCCTATAAGAACAATCTTTttgcagctcacacacacactgtgaacacacgcacacacactgtgaacacgcgcacacacatggagggatggacggagcacacaaacacaccaaagtGTCCCCAGGaggactctgtctctgcctgagGACAGGCCCCATaagggaatcgaacccaggaccTGTAAGGCACTGCCCCACCGTGAGACCACAGAATttcctctgtgagtgtgtgtcaaagTTAAAAGTTTGTCCGTGCTCATTAAAGTGACAGCCTATTCCTTGTCAGTGACACATttctaactcactatgatgtgTCTAATGCTCTCTGATTGACATCAACTTCACTTCCATCCAGCTGTCTGAACCTGAACACAACCAGGCTGAGATGGATGACTGGCCCACTGACCTGCAACATTCCTGGGCTGTTGTCATGGTTATAGAGATAAGTAGTGGGGTAGCAGGACCCTTAGCCAGGATCAAGTTAGATTTAGCTCACTGCTGTGGCCAAGTGACCTCTCTATACCCGATGCTGGAAAGtaggcacacagtcacacaaaacAGCTACTGTGTTCTTTTAAAGTAGTTAACTGGTCGTTTGTCGAATAAGGGAAATACCGTTGATATTATGCAGTTAGTCGTTGGGGGTTTAGCCACAAAATATCCAATACCTGCGCAGGTTTGATCTGGTCAAAAGACTTGAGGACCCAACTACTGGACAAATGTTGATGGGAAATGGAAGGCCTGTCTGTCATAGACTTGGTCACTATGACAACAAACATCAGAGTTGAGTGACGAAAGTTACTGCCATTGCGGAATATGAAATACCGTTCATACTGTTAAGTAGTCACCGTTACATGACTATACTTTTTTGTCAAAATGGTAGAGTATAAAAGTATCATAATGTGTATCATACTGAGGATATTTTGAAATACAATTCATGACAGCTGTGGTGGAAGTGAACAGCAAGGTTCGACCTCGTTGCGGTTGGTAGGCTCCTACTTGTAGGTTTCATGAGTTTGCAAAGAAAACGTAAAAACTCTTACTTTTATGTCTGCTGGCATTCCACGACTGTTTCGCGATACTTGGACTTCGGATAATGGCTCTCCCAGCTGACTTCAGGGCATCCATCGTGTCAAGTTTGTCTGAAGTTGTTGAGTACGCTTCCAGACCGCTGCTCCCGGTGGTGATGTCTCTGAGTTTGACCGCAGCTGGTTCTGGACTTAAATTTGGACCATAGTGGGCGTGGCT contains these protein-coding regions:
- the ldlrap1a gene encoding low density lipoprotein receptor adapter protein 1a isoform X2 — protein: MDALKSAGRAIIRSPSIAKQSWNASRHKKLPENWTDTRETVVDGMTFNLRHLGMTLVDQPKGEELSAAAVKRIVATAKASGKKAPKVSLKVSPQGIVLLDCLSNQLLENVSIYRISYCTADKLHDKVFAYITQNTLNGTLECHAYLCSKRKVAQAVTLTVAQAFKVAFEFWQVAKDEKEKRVKSGSAGEESISSQRSNSLTDVATGNLLDFDDNVAMVLETNNIEESPLDPSPPENIHNYTVWEMEDGLDEAFSRLAVSRNNPQVLDTGVTPQDCLTEPDWYSANGNSSNRDDSYVF
- the ldlrap1a gene encoding low density lipoprotein receptor adapter protein 1a isoform X1 → MDALKSAGRAIIRSPSIAKQSWNASRHKKLPENWTDTRETVVDGMTFNLRHLGMTLVDQPKGEELSAAAVKRIVATVRRSVAQEAKASGKKAPKVSLKVSPQGIVLLDCLSNQLLENVSIYRISYCTADKLHDKVFAYITQNTLNGTLECHAYLCSKRKVAQAVTLTVAQAFKVAFEFWQVAKDEKEKRVKSGSAGEESISSQRSNSLTDVATGNLLDFDDNVAMVLETNNIEESPLDPSPPENIHNYTVWEMEDGLDEAFSRLAVSRNNPQVLDTGVTPQDCLTEPDWYSANGNSSNRDDSYVF
- the ldlrap1a gene encoding low density lipoprotein receptor adapter protein 1a isoform X4, producing MDALKSAGRAIIRSPSIAKQSWNASRHKKLPENWTDTRETVVDGMTFNLRHLGMTLVDQPKGEELSAAAVKRIVATVRRSVAQEAKASGKKAPKVSLKVSPQGIVLLDCLSNQLLENVSIYRISYCTADKLHDKVFAYITQNTLNGTLECHAYLCSKRKVAQAVTLTVAQAFKVAFEFWQVAKDEKEKRVKSGSAGEESISSQRSNSLTDVATGNLLDFDDNVAMVLETNNIEESPLDPSPPENIHNYTVWEMEDGLDEAFSSCTLDSYGPLQDWQCHVITPRSWTLG
- the ldlrap1a gene encoding low density lipoprotein receptor adapter protein 1a isoform X3 gives rise to the protein MDALKSAGRAIIRSPSIAKQSWNASRHKKLPENWTDTRETVVDGMTFNLRHLGMTLVDQPKGEELSAAAVKRIVATVRRSVAQEAKASGKKAPKVSLKVSPQGIVLLDCLSNQLLENVSIYRISYCTADKLHDKVFAYITQNTLNGTLECHAYLCSKRKVAQAVTLTVAQAFKVAFEFWQVAKDEKEKRVKSGSAGEESISSQRSNSLTDVATGNLLDFDDNVAMVLETNNIEESPLDPSPPENIHNYTVWEMEDGLDEAFSSCTLDSYGPLQGNHECLQPSPSHPNPPDPTLTPP